In Gadus chalcogrammus isolate NIFS_2021 chromosome 11, NIFS_Gcha_1.0, whole genome shotgun sequence, a single window of DNA contains:
- the LOC130391273 gene encoding poliovirus receptor homolog isoform X1: protein MSRHYAGDCHGSSRNTGLVILATFLFIHGGLGQRVKVETEVLSYPGQTVNLRCSFNDPSGIQLTQVTWIYEPVEGERVNIAVYHPNFGAHFPETPQKGRVTFVTNPPSLPNPSIQISDVKMSDEGKYICEFATYPSGNELGTTSLIMLAKPKNTAEAVTAVAGTKPAVVARCQSANGRPEALISWVTTANGNASTVPKTGADNMVTVVSEYLLVPTAADNGKDISCVVTHRTLTKPESFPMKLAVEYPPKVTIIGYDNNWYVGRTNVVLTCQANGNPQPLTVKWRILTGEMPDTVVLKEAKLTVLKVDEAVNTTFICEVKNRLGTGKEQVTALVREPPTNPSNAGVVAGVVIGSLLVLLLVAALIAVLVTRSRKQQQGYRGNGASDIKSRIFGGKKASKNGTGGGGVVSGGVGGGGGNNNGPVYVYNESAAHQGEKNNHHQPLNVGGAATTPSAQDILLSNELDEAERMKFDELEEEDERYDHFAGGAPILQLRPPQEPEDMIGGYLDDDMESQRDGSVISRTAVYV from the exons ATGTCGAGACATTACGCTGGAGATTGCCATGGCTCCTCCAGAAACACAGGACTCGTCATCTTGGCcacgtttttatttattcacg GCGGGCTGGGCCAGCGGGTGAAGGTGGAGACGGAGGTCCTGTCCTACCCAGGCCAGACGGTGAACCTGCGCTGTTCCTTCAATGACCCCTCCGGCATCCAGCTAACTCAG GTGACTTGGATCTACGAGCCTGTTGAGGGCGAGAGGGTCAACATCGCCGTCTACCACCCCAACTTCGGCGCCCACTTCCCGGAGACGCCGCAGAAGGGGCGGGTCACCTTCGtcaccaaccccccctccctgcccaaCCCCTCCATCCAGATCAGCGACGTGAAGATGAGCGACGAGGGGAAGTACATCTGCGAGTTCGCCACCTACCCCAGTGGCAACGAGCTGGgcaccacctccctcatcatgctag CCAAGCCTAAGAACACGGCGGAAGCGGTGACGGCGGTCGCCGGCACCAAGCCTGCCGTGGTGGCCCGGTGCCAGTCTGCAAACGGCCGCCCGGAGGCCCTCATCTCCTGGGTGACCACCGCCAACGGCAACGCCTCCACGGTGCCCAAGACGGGCGCTGACAACATGGTGACGGTGGTCAGCGAGTACCTCCTGGTTCCCACCGCCGCCGACAACGGCAAAGACATCAGCTGCGTGGTGACGCACCGCACGCTGACCAAGCCCGAGAGCTTCCCCATGaagctggctgtggaat ACCCGCCTAAGGTGACCATCATTGGCTATGACAACAACTGGTACGTCGGTCGCACCAACGTGGTGCTCACCTGCCAGGCCAACGGCAACCCCCAGCCCCTCACGGTCAAATGGAGGAT CCTGACGGGAGAGATGCCCGACACAGTGGTCCTCAAGGAGGCCAAGCTCACCGTGCTGAAGGTGGACGAGGCCGTCAACACCACCTTCATCTGCGAGGTCAAGAACCGCCTGGGCACGGGCAAGGAGCAGGTCACCGCCCTGGTCAGAG AACCCCCAACCAACCCGTCCAATGCCGGCGTGGTAGCGGGCGTGGTGATTGGCTCCCTCCTGGTCCTTCTCCTTGTGGCGGCTCTCATCGCCGTCCTCGTCACACGCAGCCGTAAACAGCAGCAGGGTTACCGCGGCAACGGCGCCAGCGACATCAAGTCGCGCATCTTCGGCGGCAAGAAGGCCAGCAAGAACGGCACGGGGGGCGGCGGGGTGGTGAGCGGCGGCgtcgggggcggcgggggcaaCAACAACGGGCCCGTCTACGTGTACAACGAGAGCGCCGCCCACCAGGGCGAGAAGaacaaccaccaccagcccctcaACGTGGGGGGGGCAGCCACCACGCCCAGCGCCCAGGACATCCTGCTGAGCAACGAGCTGGACGAGGCAGAGAGGATGAAGTTTGACGagttggaagaggaggacgagaggTACGACCACTTTGCGGGCGGGGCCCCCATCCTGCAGCTCCGCCCACCGCAGGAGCCAGAGGACATGATTGGCGGTTACCTGGACGACGACATGGAGTCCCAGCGGGACGGCTCGGTGATCTCCCGGACTGCAGTTTACGTCTAG